The genomic window GTCACCCTCCCTGTCCGCCGCTCCGGAGGGCAGAAGGATGCCGTAGAGGGTGCCGCTGTGGGCCACGCAGACTCCGTATCCCCCCAGCAGGGAGCAGAGGGCGAAGCATTCGTCGAGGTGAGGTTTTTCCAGAAGCCGGACAGCCGCCCGGGCGCTCAGGGACGCCCCTCTGCCCAGGGCCTCCGGGTCTCCATGCTCCACCCCCCTGAGGACCAGGGAGAAGGCCTCCCGGTGAAGGGGGACGAGGGGCTCCAGAACGGGACGGCTGTCCCTGCTGTTGAACTCCTCGGTGTCCACGGTGCCGCCCCAGTCGAGGAGGAGCACCGAGAGGGGCGGAGGGGGCCCGAGGAACCTCATGATCCTCCCGCCCCGATGATCGAGAAGGGCCAGTCCAGGCCAGGCGATGCTGTCGGTGGGCTCCACGGCCAGGGCGATGGAGGACGCTTCTTCCGGCGGGAGGGGTATCCCCGCAAGGGACGCCGTGCATGCCAAGGCCGAGAGGATATCGGCGGTGCTGCTGGCGTATCCCTTGCCTTCAGGAAGGGCCTCGAGCCGTTCCACCACAATATTCTTCCCCGCAAGGGACCGGCGTTCCAGAAACGTCTCCAGGGCCCTCCGGGTCTTGCTCATCTCCCCGGGAAGGGACACCCCCGCTCCGGGACGGGCGGTGACCCGAATCCGGGCGTACTTGTCGATGGGACAGGACACCAGGCAGGGCACTCCGTCCAGCGTGCCCTGGAAAAACTCCCCGCAGGTTCCCGGACATGCGGCGGTGACGGTGGTCATAGGCCGATGATCCGCTCCAGCGCCTTCATGTCGAGAGCCGCCTCCACCTCGTCGGCGAGGCGGTTGAAGGCCTGCTCCCGGACCTCCCGGAAGGGAAGGGCCGTCCCGGTTCCCCGCCGGCCCAGAGAGCGGAGCCACTCCTCCCTGAACTCCCCGTTGTCGAAGATGCCATGGAGGTAGGTACCCCAGATCCGCCCACCGGCGGTAACGGCGCCGTCGGTTCTTCCCCCGGGAAGGGACAGGAGCGGCTTGGCCCCTTTGGGCAGGATCGTCCTTCCCATGTGGATCTGGTATCCTTCCACGGCAAGAGGCCGTGAGCCCGGGAACCCCTCCCCGGGGACGGTGGTGCCGGTTACCCTTGTGGTCTCCTTGGAGGGCTCGAAAAGAGTTTCGCCGGGGAGGAAGCCGAGCCCATCCCCGCCGCCGGAGGGTCCTTCCACCCCCAGGGGATCGGAGATCCGGCGTCCGAGCATCTGGTAGCCCCCGCAGATACCCGCGAGAGAGGCGCCTGATAGGACAAGGGCCGCCAGGAGACCGTCGAAGCCCGACCGGCGGAGCCATGCGAGATCTTCCATGGTTGTCTTGCTTCCGGGGAGGATTACGGCGGTGGGCTTTCCAAAGTCTTCGGGCCTGTCCACGAACCGGAGGGAAACGCCTTCCTCGAGAGCAAGGGGGTCAAAGTCGTCGTAGTTGGAAATGCGGGGGAACTTGATCACGGCTATATCCACTCCCCCCGGAGCCCCGGCGGACCGGTTATCCTCCAGGTAGACCGAATCCTCCTGGGCCACGGCGAGGTTGTTCAGCCAGGGGATCACCCCCAGGACGGGGCGTCCGCCCGTCAGGCCGGAAAGCATTTCGAGCCCCGGCTCGAGGAGTTTCACGTCCCCCCGGAACTTGTTGATGAGGAACCCCTTCACCAGGGCTTTTTCCTCGTCGTCCAGGAGGGCCAGGGTTCCCGTGAGGGAAGCGAAGACGCCGCCCCTGTCGATGTCTCCGGCGAGGAGCACCGGGCAGCCAAAGGTCCGGGCGACCCGCATGTTCACGATCTCGCTCTTTTTGAGATTGATCTCCGCCGGGCTGCCGGCTCCCTCCACGAGAAGGAGGTCGTTTTCCCCGGCGAGCTTTTCGAAGGATGCGGCCACCGATGCCCACAGGGTCTCCCTGCAGGCGTAATAATCCCCGGCCGACAGGGTCTTCCACGGCCGCCCCATCAGGATGACCTGGGAGCGGGAGTTTCCCTCCGGCTTCAGGAGAACGGGGTTCATCTCCACCTCGGGTTCTCGCCCGGCGGCGTGGGCCTGCACAGCCTGGGCCCGTCCCATCTCCTCTCCTCCCGGGGTGACGAAGGAATTCAGGGCCATGTTCTGGGCCTTGAAGGGAGCCACCCGAAGACCCCTGCGGACGAAAATGCGGCACAAGGCCGCCGTGAGGACGCTCTTCCCCACGGATGAGGATGTTCCCTGGATCATCAGTGTCCGGGCGCGGATAGGCCATTCCCCCGATCGTGTCTATTCTGGACCGGTTCCATGCTACCTACGGAGCCTCTTTTTTGCAAGCGGAGAAAAGAGCCTGAATATCCCGACAGAAAAAAGGGCGCCCCGTTCCTCCGTCGGGAAGTTCGGGGTGCCTTTTCTGCTGTTTTTTCATACAGGCTCGGGGCAGCGGGCACGGACAGAACCCTCTGCAGCCTCTACATCAGGAACGGCCGCTAGTTTTCATACTTGAAGGAGACCCTCACCTTCGCCCGGTAGGCCTTGATCATGCCGTTCTCCATGTGCATGTCCAGCGCTGCCACTTCCGCCACCCGGAGATCCCTCAGGGACTGGGAAGCCCTCTCCACAGCCGCCGCCGCGGCTTTCTCCCAGGACTCGGTGCTGGTTCCCACGAGCTCGATTACCTTATAAACGCTTTCCATTCCGTCGCCTCCTTTTCCGGCTCCCCGGGAAAACGGTCCTTCCCGGCCTCTCTACTATCCCCGGACGTTCGGGGATCCGCCTCCCTGCCGGGCGACGGCCCGGCTGACATGACAGAATTATTATACATTATTTCAGGACGTGAAAACAGGTTTTCCGCCGGCTGTTGCCCCTATAATGAAGAAAAAACCACAGGGGAGTCTGCCATGGATTATCAGGGATATGTTCACGTGTACACCGGAAACGGGAAGGGGAAAACAACCGCGGCCCTGGGGCTTCTCCTCAGGGCCTCCGGGGCGGGCATGACGGTCTTTCTCGGCCAGTTCCTCAAGCGGGGGGTATACAGCGAGCACGCTGCCCTTGCCCTGCTTCCCGGGGTGACTGTTGAAACCTTCGGCGGGGAGCGCGGAGTAGGGACGCCGCCGACGGAACAGGACTCCGTCCTTGCCCGCCGGGGACTGGAGCGCCTCCGGGACGTGGTCTCGTCCGGAAACTGGGGAGCGGTCATCGCCGACGAGATTTTCGTGGCCGTTCATCTCGGCCTCCTCGCCGAAACGGACGTGCTGTATCTCCTGGAGGTGCGCCACACTTCCACGGAACTCGTGCTCACGGGCAGGTACGCCTTCCC from Aminivibrio sp. includes these protein-coding regions:
- a CDS encoding cob(I)yrinic acid a,c-diamide adenosyltransferase — translated: MDYQGYVHVYTGNGKGKTTAALGLLLRASGAGMTVFLGQFLKRGVYSEHAALALLPGVTVETFGGERGVGTPPTEQDSVLARRGLERLRDVVSSGNWGAVIADEIFVAVHLGLLAETDVLYLLEVRHTSTELVLTGRYAFPKILERADLVTEMKELRHYFSRGVPARKGIEK
- a CDS encoding dodecin family protein, which codes for MESVYKVIELVGTSTESWEKAAAAAVERASQSLRDLRVAEVAALDMHMENGMIKAYRAKVRVSFKYEN
- a CDS encoding cobyric acid synthase codes for the protein MIQGTSSSVGKSVLTAALCRIFVRRGLRVAPFKAQNMALNSFVTPGGEEMGRAQAVQAHAAGREPEVEMNPVLLKPEGNSRSQVILMGRPWKTLSAGDYYACRETLWASVAASFEKLAGENDLLLVEGAGSPAEINLKKSEIVNMRVARTFGCPVLLAGDIDRGGVFASLTGTLALLDDEEKALVKGFLINKFRGDVKLLEPGLEMLSGLTGGRPVLGVIPWLNNLAVAQEDSVYLEDNRSAGAPGGVDIAVIKFPRISNYDDFDPLALEEGVSLRFVDRPEDFGKPTAVILPGSKTTMEDLAWLRRSGFDGLLAALVLSGASLAGICGGYQMLGRRISDPLGVEGPSGGGDGLGFLPGETLFEPSKETTRVTGTTVPGEGFPGSRPLAVEGYQIHMGRTILPKGAKPLLSLPGGRTDGAVTAGGRIWGTYLHGIFDNGEFREEWLRSLGRRGTGTALPFREVREQAFNRLADEVEAALDMKALERIIGL